In Pseudomonadota bacterium, the following proteins share a genomic window:
- a CDS encoding citrate synthase, translated as MLDEYQTGEEAEVRIGDQVFKLPIIKGSEGELAIDIRKLRAKTGLITIDSGFMNTGSCSSSITFLDGEKSILNYRGYSIEDLAEKCSFVEVAYLLLKGSLPTEEQLTRFKRLLNKHSMIHEDMVHFFDRFPPGAPPMSILSSMTNGLCNFYPEISGNDPLAWESFITTAARLISKIRTIAAFSYKKSMGYPLVYPRYNLSYCANFLNMMFDSPVNPYLVDDTVVDALNKLLILHGDHEQNCSTATVRLVGSAQVNLYASISAGISALWGPLHGGANQAVMEMLEEIHMKGGKYLNFIERAKDPKDPFRLVGFGHRVYKNHDPRSRIIKKACDDVLSALNMENDPLLEIAKQLEEVALNDDYFIERKLYPNVDFYSGIIYRAIGIPTNMFTVMFALGRLPGWIAHWKEMRDDPNAKIGRPRQIYVGPKTRKFVPIEERG; from the coding sequence ATGCTGGATGAATATCAGACAGGAGAAGAAGCCGAAGTCCGGATTGGGGATCAGGTTTTCAAATTGCCGATTATCAAAGGTTCTGAAGGCGAGTTAGCCATTGATATCCGGAAGCTCAGAGCGAAAACCGGCCTCATAACCATCGACAGCGGTTTCATGAATACCGGTTCCTGCAGCAGCAGTATTACTTTTCTTGACGGTGAGAAAAGTATCCTGAACTATCGAGGGTATTCCATTGAAGATCTTGCAGAGAAGTGCTCCTTCGTTGAGGTCGCTTATCTGCTCCTGAAAGGATCTTTGCCGACCGAGGAGCAGCTCACCCGGTTTAAAAGATTGTTGAACAAGCATTCCATGATCCACGAGGACATGGTTCATTTTTTCGACCGCTTCCCGCCGGGAGCGCCACCGATGTCGATCCTCTCCTCAATGACCAACGGTCTGTGCAATTTCTATCCGGAGATTTCCGGCAACGACCCGCTGGCCTGGGAGAGTTTTATCACCACGGCCGCCCGCCTGATTTCGAAGATCAGGACCATTGCCGCTTTTTCCTACAAGAAGAGTATGGGCTATCCGCTTGTCTACCCGCGCTACAATCTCTCTTACTGCGCCAATTTTCTGAATATGATGTTTGACTCTCCTGTCAATCCTTACCTGGTTGACGACACGGTTGTCGACGCCCTGAACAAATTGCTGATCCTCCATGGAGATCATGAGCAGAACTGCTCAACCGCCACGGTCAGGCTGGTCGGCAGTGCCCAGGTCAACCTCTATGCTTCAATCTCGGCCGGAATCAGCGCCCTGTGGGGTCCTTTGCACGGAGGGGCAAACCAGGCGGTCATGGAGATGCTTGAAGAGATCCATATGAAGGGAGGCAAGTATCTCAACTTTATCGAAAGGGCGAAAGATCCCAAGGATCCTTTCCGGCTGGTTGGTTTCGGGCACCGGGTCTACAAAAATCACGACCCGCGATCGAGGATAATCAAAAAGGCGTGCGATGATGTCCTGAGCGCCCTGAACATGGAGAATGATCCGCTTCTGGAAATTGCCAAGCAGCTGGAAGAGGTCGCCTTGAACGATGATTATTTCATTGAACGGAAGCTTTATCCGAATGTTGACTTCTACAGTGGGATAATCTATCGGGCCATCGGGATCCCGACCAATATGTTTACGGTGATGTTTGCCCTGGGCAGACTGCCCGGCTGGATCGCTCACTGGAAGGAAATGCGCGATGACCCAAATGCGAAGATCGGGCGGCCGAGACAGATCTATGTCGGCCCCAAGACCAGAAAATTCGTGCCGATTGAGGAGAGGGGCTGA